One segment of Vogesella indigofera DNA contains the following:
- the nrdR gene encoding transcriptional regulator NrdR, which yields MKCPFCGCADTQVVDSRVSDDGNSIRRRRRCMGCEKRFTTFETADVRMPQVVKSGGHRAEFDVERVRTSFLRALHKRPVPTPLVDDAIDRLCQRLLQLGEREVSSRQIGEMVMNELARLDKVAYVRFASVYKSFQDIAEFSDAIKEIQKRD from the coding sequence ATGAAATGCCCGTTCTGCGGCTGTGCCGATACCCAGGTGGTTGATTCGCGTGTCAGTGACGACGGCAACAGCATCCGCCGCCGCCGCCGCTGCATGGGCTGTGAAAAGCGCTTTACCACCTTTGAAACTGCCGACGTGCGCATGCCGCAGGTGGTGAAATCCGGCGGCCACCGCGCCGAATTCGACGTCGAGCGGGTGCGTACCAGCTTCCTGCGCGCGCTGCACAAGCGGCCGGTGCCGACGCCGCTGGTCGACGACGCCATCGACCGCCTCTGCCAGCGCCTGCTGCAGCTGGGCGAGCGCGAGGTGTCCAGCCGCCAGATCGGCGAGATGGTGATGAACGAGCTGGCCCGGCTGGACAAGGTCGCCTACGTGCGCTTTGCCTCGGTGTACAAGAGCTTCCAGGATATTGCCGAGTTCAGCGACGCGATCAAGGAAATCCAGAAGCGCGACTGA